The genome window gtttatttatagctgctatagtaTAAGTGAGAAAAAGTTGTTGCACAGAAATCCAACAAGATTAAAAGTAACGAGAAACGGataaaataatactaatgtaataaataaaaactgtaataGTTATAAAATTCTTCACACAACTTGTTTACAAACGTGAGTTCATTCTTCCCGGTGTTTTGTCCTGCTGTAGAGCGGCGTCCGTTTCAGCGTGGACGTGTTTGGTGAGACCAGAGGTTACATCCTGGAGGTATTTGGAGCTCACTTCGAGCTGCCGGACCTCGGACCTATAGGTACCGCCTCCATGTCATTCATTCTCTTCTTCATGgatataaatgtatttgtagGTTCATCAATGTTTCCTGTAATGATTTCAGGAGCTAACGGACTTGCTAATCCCCGAGACTTCCTGACTCCTGTGGCATGGTTTGAGGATCGGACCGTAACCAGTGGATACACCGTCATCAACAAGTACCAGGGGAAACTCTTCACCTGTCAACAGGTACATGACATCATCAGGGGTTCAAATTctgatctctttctttctttctttctttctttctttctttctttctttctttctttctttctttctttctttctttctttctttctttctttctttctttctttctttctttctttctttctttctttctttctttctttctttctttgtgagGTAAACCAATAGAAATGAATGATTTCCAAAGGagggaaaaattaaaaaagcatgAGAGAAAGTTAcagaagctaaaaaaaaaagaaacaataaaaaacaataaaagaatttaaaaaccttgtgtgagaaaagaaaaggagaaaaatagGAAAGACGTGAGCATAAAACTGATTGGTCAGCTGTGAAGCGtactgtgacatcatcagctttggtttcaataaaaaaattaaataaataaataaataaataacccatatatatatatatatatatatgtaacccTTAATTCTCTCTAATTAGATTTGAAAGACAGTGTGACAGAATTAAATtgtgataatgataatatatGATGTGATGAATTAACAACACACGTTAATTAATGACATCGTCAGTGACAAAAGGAATTCTGAATGACAAACTTTAAACgcaaaaattaaagaaatatcTACTAATTAATTACATCTCATTATAAACcctttataacaatataacataaAAATATTGTTATTAAAACAAGACATAGATTCCTTATTGCTCactaaaaattttttaaagtgaaactgactttaaataataataacctctGTAATACAGCATATAGGATATAAttaataccattataattaattatagttggttatattcatttaataaaaatcagaaaatgtttaattctcttcttctctccctcAAAATCCTGTCTAATTCAGACATTATTAAATCACCTGgtaaaaattttttaatttttatttcataaaaatttaattaattcattattaagacatttttaggaaaataattgtAATAGTTATTTTCCCTCTTCTTTTTCTGCTTATTTACACGACCTGTTGTTTCCTCGACAATAAACTCGTTCTATATTGCGTTAAAGGATCAGCGAGCTCATCTTTGTTAATCCTTAGGTTGTAATTAAGTTTAATTAGCCAACGTCAGAATCATCAGCATTTTCACAGCATAAATCTTTCCATCTGGAAACTATTTCCTGACTCAAGCGTTCGTTTCAGCAAATTTTCCTCGGAAATGATTTTCCTCCAGCTTCCTGTTGCGTGTGTAATCGGATCGACGTGCGGCGGGAGAATTTTATTAACCGTCAGAGGGATGAGATCTTCTCTTTATTACAATACCTCATCAGATATTATGACGtgggattattattatcatcatcattattattattattattattaatggtggtggtggtggtgttggggcaGAATTCGTCCACTCCGTTTCCCTCCtgaagtgtgtatatatttatttatttctatacgAGGTTGTCGGACGGCGTCTGGAGGGAGCCGTTGCTGTCTCGTCCTGCTGTTCTGCTCTCCAGCTGAGCGCTGAAATTGCTCGAATTAACTTATTATTTGCTTGACTGGGccaatctgtttgtgttttgtgtgtatgagtgttttttTCTCCGTTTTAATCAAGTCTGGTGGAGTTATCCTGCAAGCAGTAATGTCTGTGAGATTACAAACATCAGGGTCCAGGAAGCACCCAGGGTGTGAGGAGAGAATGTCTTTGTGAGAATGTATATAacagtgaaaaggaaaaaatggagaaaacacacacacacacacaccagagagagagagagacacacacacacacacagagacagactactctttaaatgtgtatttatttgagTTTGTGCCTCaagttttctctgtgtgtgtgtgtgtgtgtgtgtgtgtgtgtgtgtaacgaggGTCAGACCTGCAGGTAGTCTTGGCTGTAATGGCTGTAATGAATTATATTGATTTTACAGCCACCATTCACCGTTTTTTCACGACAACATTTTCAACAGAGGACTTTATAAAATTGCtgggttttttcttcttcttcttcttcttcttcttttctttttaacaatCACAATGAAGACATATCTCCACTATAAATCCACTTCACAATTTCATTCCTGGCAGGAAAATAGAAGaagtttgtaaaaaataaataaataaataaaaagaagagatAAAAGAAAGTTGTACTCGGAGTGTTAAGTGGATGTGTTAAGAAACGTAACAACTGTTTCACGTGTTTTAAAGCAGACACTGGCCTGGATTCTGAACAACactgacagcacacacacacacacacacacatacacacacacatatttgtggAATAAATGAAGGAACAAAGGAAACCCAGGCTGTGTTCAtgatctgtctgtttttctccgCAGGACTTTTCCCCCTTTAACGTGGTGGCCTGGCACGGAAACTACACTCCCTACAAATACAACCTGGACAACTTCATGGTCATCAACTGTGTAGCGTTCGATCACGCTGTGAGTAAAAGTCATTTCATTACAGATGAGGTGAAGATCAGGGTGTCAAACACACATCGGGCCCGATGAAGGCCATGGTTCGGTCCACAGCGTGAACTGACCGACGCGTATCACGTGAAAATGTGAAACCTTTGACATAAATTGACCTTTTTTTCTTGACATAATCCACACTGAAGTGGAGATGTGTTTCagctatttataataaattcaaATGCAAAATATTCAGATTTTCATTTAACTGATGGTTATTCAGTTTTGTGGACCAGAACAGCAAGTCTCTGTtagtccactagggggcagccTACTGTTTTGAGAACGGAAATGTTAGCTGGTTAGCatgggtaagtgtgtgtttcacaCTTTCTAGCTAGAATCCACTTGTAAACagtgttggggagtaactagttacatgtaacggcgttacgtaacttaattacaaaataaatgtaacagtaactcgttacagttacttagaaaaatacgtaattaaaattacagttacttatgaaaatgttaaagattacaaatagagttacatctgaatattttctttaaaaaactagtatatgttgaataaatattaatttgttgttcgagtttgttaaagcggtgctattctgaggattctgattggttctctggtttgaatttgcggAGCGTCTGCCAATtacattaatccacattgccGCGGAAAGCTTTAGGCCaatacactgtctgagagtgacCACCATGGCGACTGATTCCAAAagtcctggaaatttaaaaataatttcatcctgaaatccaataaggggcaaatataacagttcagggGGAAATTAGTTTCccggctgttaaaatgctttcagtatcaaaggcttcaatgttgaacctgaggaagcatctgcaggtatggaacctggcctttctttattttataatatatttaaattgtaaaatttttgtcatttgtatacagaaataaaaacagaccctttagtttggaatgatatattactcgtttctgtataataaaaagtgacggagtggtcagttgatttactgaagctgctctgtggaaaaaaatccactaaaacgcGCCTGCGCATTCATCGAGCCCACAgtgtactcaagacctgtattcataacattcaccacaaattagctagtctgctagccatgggcgtcgctaggccattttaaagcaaccctaaaattctgcgattgtccataaactgtacacgaataagtgacctcctcagtccattttacatttcatatgaaaactccGGCTgactttcggctcctccccctctttcagcgcgttcttcaatccgcagaccgcggagtcacagagcgaggatcagaggacaagtgtgtgtgtgtgtgagagggtgtgtgtgagagtgtgagggtgtgtgtgtgtgtgtgtgtgtgagtgcgtcacagagcgaggatcagaggacaagtgtgtgtgtgtgtgagtgtgagagtgagtgtgagtgtgtgtgagtgtgtgtgagtgtgagagtgagtgtgagtgtgtgtgtgagtgtgagagtgagtgtgtgtgtgagtgtgagtgtgtgtgtgagagtgagtgtgagtgtgagtgtgagtgtgtgtgtgagtgtgtgcgtgtgtgtgtgagtgtgagagtgagtgtgagtgtgtgtgtgagtgtgtgtgtgtgtgtgtatgagtgagtgtgagtgtgtgtgtgagtgtgtgtgagagtgagtgtgagtgtgagtgtgtgtgtgagtgtgtgtgagtgtgtgtgtgtgtgtgtgagtgtgagtgtgtgtgtgtgtgtgagtgtgtgtgtgagtgtgagagtgagtgtgtgtgtgagtgtgagagtgagtgtgtgtgtgagtgtgtgtgagtgtgagtgtgtgtgtgtgtgtgagtgtgtgcgcgtgtgcgtgtgtgtgatcaggaagactcgtatttgtcttgttcaatactcaaatgttatacacatctatgtaATACAGTTTACCATCCTGCATTAAGcattaagtttaccatcctaccctgttagtcaaacctttattttattttattttattatttatttattttttatttatttatttttactattataccctcattttactattataccctcaaatgaaaatcctaaaatcgtcCCTGCTGGCTAGCTCCCTTtaccaggcacacttctatttctgaaccctttgacagaaaaatatatatctcacacttttcctccttgtaaatgtgttggtgtcagatctaatataactcAGTTATTTTAGCGCTGTAGtgtacattatgatgactctttacagattatgttttttttccaaggcattgttacttgccagtgtgtcctgtcatagctatgcaaagatctgattcctaaaacagtattaaacaggttttgttctgaagtctggttttgtggctgggtttaaaatgaaattaatataatcttaattcaagagatgaaagatttaaaattctaacagtaaacagagttgagttctactgtaaggttaaccctgcctgggataaatgtttggaaatggtTTAGTTGAAAATATCCtttagaaacttaaaagtaatcaaaaagtaatcagttactttacttttataaagtcattgaaaagttacacgacttattacattttaaacagaggaaCCTGTAATCTGTGacctattacatttccaaagtaaccttCCCAACACTGCTTGTAAATGACCTAATCCTGAACTGGTCATTGATTCTAGAGGAATCTAAATccagaaacacactgatattagtGTCCAGCATTTTATGAGAAGCAGAacctctttatttttatttttatgtcttgACTTCAGGTTTTGTTCTTATTCTGCTCCTGTGACACGACATGAAGTTCCATGTCACTTGTTTCGTGACTGTCATGGACAGTAGAATTTTATTCTCCTTGACCGTCATGGACAGTAGATCCAgttcttctgcttctttttattcagtattttaCGTTTGAAATATTTCTACATGATTCTAATGTTTCCATTCTACATGTCGATCATTAAGGAAGAGAAAAGCAGAGATAATCAGAGCAGAACTTATCCATAATGAAATCCCTCTCAGTTTTGTAGGCAGGGTTCAGTAAAATACTAAAAACACCTCCaacctttttttcctccaatGCCCTTCATCTGGACGTTACAGCTGACGTTATTCTGCGAGTTGTTATACTTCTGAGGTTCTCTCTTTCAGGATCCGTCCATTTTCACTGTCCTGACGGCCAAATCCACTCGCCCCGGGGTGGCCATTGCTGATTTTGTCATCTTCCCTCCTCGCTGGGGAGTCGCGAATCACACCTTCAGACCTCCGTACTATCACAGTGAGTGTGGAGAGCTGAATTATTTTCACACAGGAATGACGTCAGGTTCAAAAAACCGTACGAtgtttgtgtattgtttttgtgtggaatttatttattattatttaatacaatataaatgtatttacaaATCTAATGCATAAAAAacgtgtgaaatgtgtgtgttactgataaATCACTTAAAAACGTTACTAAAAGCTCATCAGTGCTGAAATATGATcagataattaattaaaatacttttatttatttatttattttacattccaCGCCTGGAACGTTCTTCTCCACAAGTCATCTtttaaagataaagaaaaagtacATTTTATTGTCCCACAGTATTTACTTCactcttttttgtgtgttcaaGACCCCAGAAGGTCCAAGCCTGAttgttgtgttacagctcccccctgtgtgtgtttcagggaaCTGCATGAGTGAGTTCATGGGATTGATCAAGGGTCACTATGAGGCAAAGGAAGATGGTTTCCAGCCCGGAGGAGCGAGTCTACACAGCATGATGACGCCTCACGGCCCTGACGCTGACTGTTTCGAGAAGAACAGTACGGCCGAGCTCAAACCCGAGAGAGTGGCCGAGGGAACCATGGTACGTACAAACCCATCTGTGAGCCGGAACCCGAACAAAGCTCTGACTGCTGTCCCGTCTTCTTACCTATACAAAATTCCAGCAAGGAAAAGTCCAGATCTTTATCGAGAACAGTTGTGACCGCAAGCTAAGTCTTCAACAGTCCAATTTAACTTACTTCACTTACGTCATCTGGAAACCTGATGGCTTCTCTCATTGTTTTTGGCCTGCTTCTGAACATTTGAGGCCTAAACATCTTAACCCAACAGAGTCCAACAGCCACACCCAGTCACAACAACAAAATCTTGTATCATTCAGCAGGCTAACATTATCCTATCAAGAATAGCAAtacactagctagctagttagccaTTACTCATACACATTCAGCACTGTTGGCCTTCGCTCTTCTGTATCTGAACACAGATTGACTGTCCCAGTATCTGGTATCAATAAGATCTGAGGTACAAATATAAAGCGTAGGAACGAGTCctagttgtataaaaatgccCTTGACTTAGATCCTCGGACACAAAGCTGCTGAAAGATTTTCACCCAATCAGACGGTTGTAATGTTGTAGAAATATCTAAACAATCTCTAGTCTTTAAATAGCACTTGAATAGCGCAACAGGGAGCTCACAAGTGCACTAGAAGCTCGTAACCGGGGCTTTGACTAAACACACGAACCAAACAGTTAAGAAATCTTTGTGAAATTATTAACGACCAATCAGAGCAGCAAAGTGTTTACATCGTTGCTGTAACACATCAGCTTCCGAGAAACAAAGCCCTGCTTAATCGTGACAACAAAACTAAGGCGAACATTAATGTAGCTAGAATGGCAAGACACcagctagctagttagccaTTACTGTTTTccctttatttttaaacaaaagtgAAGAAACTGATTAAATAAATTAGCACTCATTTCCTACCTGTGTTTTGAATTTGTTTTTCCtgctccacatacacacacacacacacacacactaactgacATTAGTAGTTTCCTCAATTTCTTATTGTTTTCGCTCCACAAGATGTGATAGAAACCTTTTAGAAACCTGTTCAGTGAAAAACAGATAAGTATTATCTtgcatgtttttaataaattatggGGCCCCTGGTTGTCTGGAGGCCTTAGGCGACTTCTTATAACATGATATAACCCTTTTCATGCTCATACATAGTGTGTGTTTACcatcatgtatgtatgtgtgtgtgtgttttatatctaCAGCTAAGAGCTGACAGAGACCacaataatattctgaaatgattttcaggaaataaacaggctggagtgatgaagcagagttattACCTTTAACACTCCAATCATTGTAAccataatttaataaaaaaataaaaatatttattaaagaatgatgttttgaagtttaaaataaaattagaaatataaataaaatgtttagtaTTTTATCTCCacatcctcagtgtgtgtgtgtgtatgtgaagctGATTCTTACATCATCTACAAAAGCTGATAAACATCTCCCTCTGAAGTTTATTAATGAGATGTTCTGCGAGGTCGCTGCTCCTGAGAGTCAGAACCATGTGTAGATGTTGTCATGAGGACCAGGTGCTGCTGTGAGATCTGACTATGAGTTCATGTGAAAAAGCCTCAAGCAGCACAGTTTACTAGATTCTCCTGAAACCCCAAAGTCTACCTCCTGCATCTGTGGAGCAGATCTAACgtgatttctttctctctgtggttTCATTGCAGGCTTTCATGTTTGAGTCGTCCTTTAGCATGGCAGTCACCAAGTGGGGGCTGGACACGTGCAAGCGTCTGGACAAGAGCTACTACAAGTGCTGGGAGCCTCTGAAGAAACACTTCAACCCAAAGTGGAAACCTGGCAGCATGTAAACAGGCCACGGTCCAGAGCAACTAGCCTGAATGACCTACATTAACGAGTCAGGGTTCATGTGTTTAATcctctttatatatacacacagatataaacaaacaaagtggGGACGTATGATATGATGGAAGTATGATAGTATAGACATATAAAGCTACAATAAAATGGAATTCAACACAAACTGCTCTCGCTTATTGTTTCATCAGTAAAgtttatttatagttacatgtaCACCGTGAGCCGAGGATTGAACTGAAATACGAGTCAGAGGTCAGTACGAGAGTCTGTATGGCCGTTGGTACGTCCCGTCTTTGATGCGCTGCTCCCTCTTGTCCTGAAACGACACAAAGACAACTTTACTAACTTGAATTTCACTTACTCTGTGCTCATAAACCTcagaatgatgatgaagatgaacacAGATGAACACAGAAAGCTGTTGATTAGATTTCTAtggcagcagctctgactgtagctcAGCTTTTTATGAATGCTTGTTTTCTAGCAACGGCTCATTAACAGGAAGGTTTCTGTTCTGGATTagaacaaaatgttttatttatagctttagggaaggagtctccagtgtcagcgctttatAACCTTCATAGTTAAAGCTTTATACTTTTCTGACGCCTTCAGGATGTCTCCGTGGAACATCCTTTCAACACATTCAGCACTGTATGTCTTCACACTTCTTTATCTGAACACAGGAATGAGTTACAGTCCCAGAATCTGGTGTTAATAAGATCTCAGGTACAAATATAAAGTGTAGGAATGAGTGCTTGTTGAATAAATATTCCCTCGTCTCAGATCCTGGTCCAGTCTCTCAGGCACAAAGCTGCTGAAACATTTTCACCCAATCAGATTGTTGGAGAAATAGCTAAAGAATCTCTAGTCTTTAAATAGCACTTGAAGATGGAGCTCACAATTGCACTAGAAGAAGAAATTGTTAACAACCAATCAGAGCAGCAAATTGTTTTAAAGCCTATTAAAAAATCCTTAATCACAGTGCGATAAATTACTGTTACTTTATACTACAGTTGAGAAGATTTTGCCCTGGTTTTATTGACCCTGCTAAACACTCAGCACCACCTCACGCAGTTAAAAGGTTTACTGTACATACAGAACCACAGGAAACTCATTTCTTTCTCACGAGACGCAGTTTTGCTCATGCTCGAgcacagagaggcagagaggagCAGTTCAGTTTCTGTAGCTGCAGTAAAAGCAGAGTGACGGAGCAGATAGTTCAGCTTcaatttctctctttccctcagaaaacaaaaaaaacaaacaaaaaaaaaaaacacacacacacacagactgctaTTTTACCAAAAACCagaaagtgtaaactcctctgtcctggagAATTCACAGTACCATGACTGTTACAGATCTGTTTACAACCGAGAATCTGGTCATAAATGTTAAGTAAATCTCACCTGTCTTTATTaaacacatcttctaattcagtttattattagtcttagattaGATGGAAAGTCTGCTGTACAAGTCGCTGTATCTGAGCTGtaaaactttaatttaattaatataaacctgtcgcTCACGTCATGGCTGGAACTACTTTCCAAGTCGCTCTGATATACAGAAATATCACAGACTTTCTGACCAAACAGATTTAAGAATTCATCCTCACTGTGCTATAAACGTTACTCATTTCTTTGCACTTGAAGAAGGCTTAAAagccaagaaaaacaacaacaacaacttttaAGCACAACTCACGCGGTCAGTCTTCAAGACATAGCACAAGACGAAGAGAGGAGCGACTCCGATCAGTCCGGCAATCAGGGAGGATTTGGGTGTAGGTCTGAAGTGGTTATACAGCTCAGTACGGGCGTACGTCCACCTGGCGAGCGCCGGGTCCTCCTGCAAgaacaaaaatacacagaatattAATGCACAATCTTTACATGATCAAAATGAAGTCCAGTCAGGTTAAACTGGACCTGATCAAACTCCGCCCTAATTAATCAGTCTATAACCAGTCCTGCATATCTAAACTTTTGTAAAACGTTAGTTTATGCAGCTGggtatgaatatgcaaataaggCTCTGACACTACCCGCTGACTTTAATCGTGTTTTTGAACACGTTTTTTCCCTTGAAAAGATCTGGCAACAGTCTTATGTTCAAAAAGAGCGACACAGAAAGCATGTTTATAGAAACACTGAAGTGTGTTTGCTAACAGAACTAAATGATAATAACTATGTTATTAACACCAACTAGCACCAAGGTCACTCTCCGATTACTCACAAATTAACTTTATTATCTTTTAACTACTACAAATGTCGTGTGTCTCCACCTTTAAACTACTCATTAATCTTCAATCGAGATATCTAAGAAAGAAGCCTAGtctccatttttatttattagcagcTTTTATTTACTAGGCTAgttaagctagctagctaaagccCAGTTTTCCTCTCCTCACTCACAATTAGCTCATTCCGCAGAGGATTATTCAGCCTTGTCTGATATTCTCTCTTTAGCCGGGCCCTGAGCGCTGCCCGCTCCTCCTCCGCCCGTCGATATTCGGGAGAAACGTTAAAATATTCCGCTGGATCTAATGTTTGTGGCCGAGTCGCCAAAGGTGCCTCCTTGTAGTCCGCCATGTTTACGGGCGGTCGCTGATTAAACACAGAGCAATATGATTGGTCCACAGGTACGTTGCGTTCTCGCGAGGTTTTCCATGAACAGGGCGCATGCGCAGAACGAAATAA of Hemibagrus wyckioides isolate EC202008001 linkage group LG23, SWU_Hwy_1.0, whole genome shotgun sequence contains these proteins:
- the hgd gene encoding homogentisate 1,2-dioxygenase, which codes for MAGLKYLSGFGNEFSSEDPRCPGALPEGQNNPQVCPYGLYAEQLSGSAFTCPRGTNKRSWLYRILPSVQHRPFTSFTRGNLTEDWNEVEPDPNQLRWMPFTITKALEKKVDFIEGLHTICGAGDSKSRNGIAIHIYTCNTSMIDRCFQNSDGDFLIVPQQGEILVTTEFGKMMVEPNEICVIQSGVRFSVDVFGETRGYILEVFGAHFELPDLGPIGANGLANPRDFLTPVAWFEDRTVTSGYTVINKYQGKLFTCQQDFSPFNVVAWHGNYTPYKYNLDNFMVINCVAFDHADPSIFTVLTAKSTRPGVAIADFVIFPPRWGVANHTFRPPYYHRNCMSEFMGLIKGHYEAKEDGFQPGGASLHSMMTPHGPDADCFEKNSTAELKPERVAEGTMAFMFESSFSMAVTKWGLDTCKRLDKSYYKCWEPLKKHFNPKWKPGSM
- the ndufb4 gene encoding NADH dehydrogenase [ubiquinone] 1 beta subcomplex subunit 4 gives rise to the protein MADYKEAPLATRPQTLDPAEYFNVSPEYRRAEEERAALRARLKREYQTRLNNPLRNELIEDPALARWTYARTELYNHFRPTPKSSLIAGLIGVAPLFVLCYVLKTDRDKREQRIKDGTYQRPYRLSY